The genomic window ATTGTATGTTGACGATTGTTCTGCTGATCACCTTACGTGTATTCGTGATTAATGTATATAATAGCGTGTTGTCCCAACTTGGAAAAAAGCGCAAGCGTGTACTGGTGTTCGGTATGGATGAGGATAGCGTGATGATAGCCACATCACCCAACCGGCAAGTATTCATGCAAAATTATAGCATCATCGGCTTCTTGACGTTTGGTAGCGCTAAAAAGAACCTTCGCATAGCGGAACTTCCCGTTTACCAGATCGAGGACATTGATGACTTGTTGCGTCTGATCCCCAGAAATAACTTGGATGGTATCCTTTTCCCGAATATAAAGACCGTCCGACGAGAAGGTGATCGTTTGATTCATTATTGCGAGCAGGCCTCCTTGAAGCCTCTCGTGGTTCCTGATATGGAGGAGGTCCATGAGGGCGGAATGAAGCGTTCAGTCCGTGAGATCCGTATTGAGGACTTGCTGGGTCGTGAGGAGATCAGTATAAATCTGGGCGAGATCGGTCTCTTATTGAAAGATAAGACGATCCTTGTTACGGGAGCGGCCGGTAGCATTGGTAGCGAGATCTGCCGCCAGCTGGCGCATTTCCCGATCAAGAAATTGATCTGCCTTGATGCCGCCGAGACTCCGATGCATGACTTACGCCTGGAATTGGAGGAGAAGTATAAGGAACTGGATTTTGTACCTATCATAGGCGATGTCCGGAATCCGGACCGTGTAGATTACGTATTCCGCAATTGGCATCCCCAGGTAGTATTCCATGCGGCAGCTTATAAGCACGTCCCCTTGATGGAAGAGAACCCTTGCGAGGCTGTTCGTACCAACGTGTTTGGTACCCGAGTGATAGCGGATGCCGCCGTAAGCTATGGTGTAGAGAAATTCGTGATGATCAGTACGGATAAGGCCGTTAATCCAACGAATATCATGGGATGTAGCAAGCGCCTCGCTGAGATATATGTGCAGAGCTTGAGTGTGGCGATCAGTAAGGGGGCTCTAGCGGGAAACACTAAGTTTATCACGACCCGTTTCGGTAATGTATTAGGAAGTAATGGCTCCGTGATACCTCGTTTTCGCGATCAGATCGCCAAAGGAGGCCCAGTTACGGTAACCCATCCCGATATCATCCGCTACTTCATGACAATCCCCGAAGCCTGCCGTTTGGTGTTGGAAGCCGGTACGATGGGCAAGGGCGGCGAGATATTCATCTTTGATATGGGTGAGCCGGTCAAGATCGCTGACTTAGCGAAGCGTATGATCGAGCTTTCTGGTTTGCAGGTGGATAAAGACATAGAGATTAAATACACAGGTCTTCGTCCCGGTGAGAAATTATATGAGGAACTATTGAGCAACAAGGAGAATACGAAGGAAACCCCTCATGAGAAGATTCGTGTGGCAGCAGTCCGGGAGTACGCCTACAAGGATGTGGTAGAGCACATTGATCTATTAGCTGAATTATCCCTTCATGTACATATTCTTCCTATGGTGAGAGAGATGAAATCCTTCGTCCCCGAGTTCAAGAGCCAAAACTCTCAATTCACGAGATTGGACGGAGTGAATTAGCAATTTAGTTAGTAGATTATAAATCTGAATTATAAATGATTATCGCAGTAGATTTTGACGGAACAATCGTTGAGCATAAATATCCGGCGATAGGGAAGGAGATCCCTTTCGCTTTCGAGACATTGAGAAAGTTACAAACAGAACACCACAAGCTGATCTTATGGAGTGTGCGAGAGGGCAAGCTTTTGGATGAGGCTGTCACCTTTTGCCGAGAGCGGGGCTTGGAGTTTTACGCCGTGAACCGAGATTATCCGGAAGAAGAGAAAAAACTGAACAACCATTTCTCCCGTAAGCTGAAGGCCGATATTTTTATTGATGACCGTAATCTTGGTGGTCTCCCGGACTGGGGTATGATTTACGAGATGGTGAGTAAAAGACTTTCCTATGAGGATTTAATGCGGAAATACGAGTCGGAATACGAACCGGAGAAACCGAAAGGCCTTTTCTCTCGTTTGTTTCGCTAAATCCATATCATTCTGTGTTCAATGAAATAAAAAAAAGATAACAAAATAATATGAAAATCAAAAGATTACTACTTTTATTAGCT from Parabacteroides distasonis ATCC 8503 includes these protein-coding regions:
- a CDS encoding polysaccharide biosynthesis protein, which gives rise to MEKVKYRYNRWRLALGRLVNLRYINRWIIFCADLFISLCVSLIGVLGLLSIMHVYISGISVLKVGIASFVASILSFLTFKVYHGVIRHSTLRGLWRIGGVAITKSILMFILLHLLRANFNSSIYWVGGITDCMLTIVLLITLRVFVINVYNSVLSQLGKKRKRVLVFGMDEDSVMIATSPNRQVFMQNYSIIGFLTFGSAKKNLRIAELPVYQIEDIDDLLRLIPRNNLDGILFPNIKTVRREGDRLIHYCEQASLKPLVVPDMEEVHEGGMKRSVREIRIEDLLGREEISINLGEIGLLLKDKTILVTGAAGSIGSEICRQLAHFPIKKLICLDAAETPMHDLRLELEEKYKELDFVPIIGDVRNPDRVDYVFRNWHPQVVFHAAAYKHVPLMEENPCEAVRTNVFGTRVIADAAVSYGVEKFVMISTDKAVNPTNIMGCSKRLAEIYVQSLSVAISKGALAGNTKFITTRFGNVLGSNGSVIPRFRDQIAKGGPVTVTHPDIIRYFMTIPEACRLVLEAGTMGKGGEIFIFDMGEPVKIADLAKRMIELSGLQVDKDIEIKYTGLRPGEKLYEELLSNKENTKETPHEKIRVAAVREYAYKDVVEHIDLLAELSLHVHILPMVREMKSFVPEFKSQNSQFTRLDGVN
- a CDS encoding BT0820 family HAD-type phosphatase, with amino-acid sequence MIIAVDFDGTIVEHKYPAIGKEIPFAFETLRKLQTEHHKLILWSVREGKLLDEAVTFCRERGLEFYAVNRDYPEEEKKLNNHFSRKLKADIFIDDRNLGGLPDWGMIYEMVSKRLSYEDLMRKYESEYEPEKPKGLFSRLFR